TGTATGCCGCATATTGGACTGCCTGGTACTATGCAAGTCTGGTGTCCAATTCACTTCTGGGGAGATAAGCCAAATGAAGAAGCAATTTCTACCAAGTGCTGCCCTGTTGAATTTGTTATGAATGCTATAGGCACAACAGGCTGAAACATGAATTCATCATCCTCTAGTTGGAGGTCATAGCATGTTTTGAGCTCCAATGCTTTAGATTCTGCAGCTTCAGCTTCTTTGTGCAGTATCTCAACTTCTTCATTATCATCCGTTTCAGTTGCAGCAGTCAATTCTGCTCTAGCAGCAGCAGAATCTAACCGGAGTCTTTTGTAACTTGTCATAGCAgattccttttccttttgtagaATAAGCCCTTCGCATTCCTGTATCTTGTCAGTAGTTGCTACAATATCCTTTTCTATTATCTCCAGATCAGTAGCAGCTTTCTCCAACATAGTGTGCAGTTCATCCTTTTCAGAATTAAGAGCTTTTGCCTCTGCAGCTATCCTTCCTGCTTCCTTAAAGTTTCTTGCAGCAGCCGCAACTTTCTTTTCAGCCTCCAGTTCAGGGCCCCTTTTGTCAATGAAACTCAACTTCTGCTTAAATGAATCCATCTCTTGCTGTATGCTTGTTCTCCTTGAAGATATCTCCTGCAAGCCATCAAATTCAGTAAAATATTTAGAATAGCTTACATCCAAAACAAAACATGAAGCTCAGTATTTTTGTCAGTAAaagaatattaaaaaaaattaaaagaagaGCTGATGTACCTGAAGACTAGTTCTCGCATCTGTAATTTTTTGCCTAAGCATTTGAATGTCTTGCAAAATTTCCTCCTCCATTTTTAGCAACCCAATTCTATCCTCTCTTGACTTCAAAATCGATGATGCAAGCTTTCTTCTTATTTCAACTGATTGCTGGCAAGTTTTAGCTTCAGAGGAACAAGCACCAATAATTTCTCTCAACTCTGAATCTTTCTGTTCTGTTAAAGAGATAAACTTATCAATTTCATTCTTTTTCAACACAAGTGCTTCAGTCTCTAAATCCACTTTACTTTGGGTTTCCTTCAGGGAATTGAGCTTCAAGTCAATATCAGACTGAGAGCCATGGAATCTGGAGACCACGCCACTGATTCTTTCTTGAACTTCATGGATCCGGGCATTGTTTTCAGCTATCTCCGCTTCTTTCAACCTCACCAACTCTAGAAGCCCAGCTAACTCCTCAGCGAGGATTTCTCCATTCTTGCTAAGCATATCTTTCTCTATTTTGTCTTCTTCGACCAAATGCTCTATTGAGCCCTCCAATCCTGAACGTGCTTCTAAAACCAACTGTGTTTCAACCTCCATCTCTAACTTCTTTGTTTCTAGTAACTCCATTGATGTTTGCCactcttctatttctttcaaggatatttcttctgcttgcttgCTCTCTGAATCAGCATGGTCAGTGGCATCCTAAGAAAGGTAGAGTTTTAAGTATTAATAATCAAATAAAGTGCAGAAACCAGATGCAGTTACCCATTTGCAATTATAGCATAAACAGCAattgcttgttgtttgtttaCACCAAATCATTGTATGTTGCATCTAATTTTCACAGTAGTATTATTAAGTTGGCTACTGGATGATTGCAGTAAATTTCATAACTGGAAGAAAAGATCAAGTGGGCAAAGCTATGTGATGCAGCACAATAATCTAATTCAGAAACTTATACAACAACCAGTCCCATGTAAAATATTACCCTTTTTCAATCATATAGTATTGGTCACTTCTATAATCCAGAgcaaaaaaattggaaatatCGTCTTGTTTGAAACTTTCAGTAGTATTTACACAACAAATATAGGGGATGACTATTCCTTGGAGCGTCATGGCGTCACAATAATAAccaaatagaaaagaaaaagaactgTTTGGACCATTCAAGCTTGCGACATATTTTACAGTGACTACACATAATATGGTAGGACATTAAAGAATTTACACGTTCGATATTATCTGAAAAGTTAGTCCCTTGTTAGATCATGCCTCTAAATGTTCATTTCAAATAAAGATTACTTCTATATTATGCTGCCTGGTAAAAACCACAAACATGGTATATGTTTAGCGAGAACTCATATTTGAGAGTCAAGATTCGGATGCCTAGTTGTTTCTAACTTTAATTTCAAGCCACAGTTCTATATGAAGTTCAACAATACTACAAAGCTAATTTACCTTTGCAAATTGCTTCAGAAGGGCAGCAGCTTCCTCCTCCACTGCAATGCGTGACTCAAGCACACCCTGCAGCTCTGAATCCACCGAATCATAGTCGAGCTCCGCATTACGCAGTGCTGTCAACAGCCGATCTTTCTCCTTCTCAAGCGCGGCAAGGGAGTCGCTGATCCTCTCTGCCCGCTCGAAGTCCTCGGCTTCGCAGGCCTCCTCCAGCTCCCTTTCCAGATCCTTGTGCCTGGATGCCACTGAAGTCGCCTCCTCTGCTACCTTCCTCCGCCGTCCTGCCAGCTGCCTCCTCCTGGCAACCACAGCAGCAGCCCTCTGCTGGATGGAGTCGAGCTTGCTGGAGATTTGGGATCTGAGAAGAGCCAACCTCTCCTCGATCCCCACTGCTGCAACTCCAGCCACTTCATCCTCTTTCTGATCATCTTCCTCCTTCGCCTGCTCGTCTGGACGCGGAGGATTGGCATCCGGAACCACCACTACCTCTGCGTCTACCTCATCGCCGTTAGCATAGACATCAGCTTGCCGATCAGGGTACTGGTCTGGGGTAGGTGGAGCGGCAGGATGCGGCGAAGCATCCAAGAAGGCAATGCTTCTAGCGGAGACCGTAGGAGCGGTGGAGGCACGAACTGTGGCAGGAGGCGAAGGCGGCGCGGGCTGGGGCGAGCGGCCGTACCCGATGCGCacggccctcttcttcttccggagcgacgaggaggacggcTGCCGTGAGAGCGCGGcagcgggggcgggcggcgacggtgcaGGTGCGGGGGCGGGCGTCGCGTGACCCCGATCCTCGCCCTGCGGGAGCGGCTCCTGCGGGGCGAGGAGGGTGAGATCGGAGAAAAGGTCCTcatcgagcggcggcggcgaggaggaggaggctgccgcgccagcgtcggcgtcggggagcggcgcgggcggctCGGGATCGGGGACGGGGGCCGCCtcctcggcggcagcggcgggctcgGGCGCGAAGAGGACCATGCCCTCGAAGAGCGAgctgccgtcgtcgccgccgccccacgcgtcggcgccgccgtcctgggacgccatctccgccgccgtgctcctGAACCGACCGGTGGCTTAGTTTGACGGATCGGGGACGACGAGGGTGGAGTGGACTCAGCAACGAGCAATGGATGGatgggcgccgccgctgctgcgtcgATGATGATTATTAGATCATGGAGTAATTCGGGTGGTAATCGCGTGGCCTCCGACTCGACTCCGAGTCTGTCTGTCAGCTTTGTCGCGTGCCACGAAACTGGATCGGATTGGGGAGAAAGATGAACTGCTTGCTCTGCGTGTCCTCTGCAAGAGTTTGGGTACGACGACGATGCCTTGCGTGGAATTGTGGAAACAGCAAACCAACCTGACTTCAGAAGTCGGAAGCATTTCCAGAATTACCACTCCACTTCCCAGTTTTACATAAATTTTGCAAAAAGTTTCAAATTCTGGCAGCAAACGAAGAACTTTGTTGCGTTCCAAGTGGAACTTGAATCAGAAAAGTTCCAGAAGCAACCCTCACTTTCCAGTTCCCAACAAAGCCCTAATCACAATCGCCTCCCTAAGCAATGGATCTTATAACTTTCAAGAACTTTACCATAAGATTAGAGCAGAACTACCATGTCCACGTTTTGAGATGGAGATTGTGCACAGCAAAGTCTCACTGATCATGACTACTTGAAGCAAAACAATCACCAGGACTACATTTTCCATGGATGCAAGGTAACAACTGTATATGCTAAAATGGAACGAACCGACAACAGAATAAACACCATAACATGTACACTGATGCTGACCTACTACGGCTGCAACAACGGCAGCACAACACACCTGTACACAGCACTAGCATCAGTCTACGCAGACAACCGAAATAATGGGGGCGGAGGACGCCTGATGACTCCTCTGTTTCCTCTACTACATAAATGGTGCACCATGCAAATGATCTAGTATTACAGGCAAAATGTTACACGGAAACGATGGTACAGGCAGACTTAATTTGGAATCATGGCCTTGGATCCCTCTGCGCTCCGGGTGGAGCTGTAGGCATTGGAAAGTTGAACGAGCAATAGGTTCCATTGACCTGGGGCGCCTCCACGTATGGGCTCTAGCAAACAGAAGAAACCAAATCAGTGGCTTCCATGAAGAGGAGTCAGACAGAAAGCTTTTCCAAGATATCAATCACTTGATAATGTACAAGGG
The genomic region above belongs to Setaria italica strain Yugu1 chromosome VI, Setaria_italica_v2.0, whole genome shotgun sequence and contains:
- the LOC101760746 gene encoding forkhead-associated domain-containing protein 1, with product MASQDGGADAWGGGDDGSSLFEGMVLFAPEPAAAAEEAAPVPDPEPPAPLPDADAGAAASSSSPPPLDEDLFSDLTLLAPQEPLPQGEDRGHATPAPAPAPSPPAPAAALSRQPSSSSLRKKKRAVRIGYGRSPQPAPPSPPATVRASTAPTVSARSIAFLDASPHPAAPPTPDQYPDRQADVYANGDEVDAEVVVVPDANPPRPDEQAKEEDDQKEDEVAGVAAVGIEERLALLRSQISSKLDSIQQRAAAVVARRRQLAGRRRKVAEEATSVASRHKDLERELEEACEAEDFERAERISDSLAALEKEKDRLLTALRNAELDYDSVDSELQGVLESRIAVEEEAAALLKQFAKDATDHADSESKQAEEISLKEIEEWQTSMELLETKKLEMEVETQLVLEARSGLEGSIEHLVEEDKIEKDMLSKNGEILAEELAGLLELVRLKEAEIAENNARIHEVQERISGVVSRFHGSQSDIDLKLNSLKETQSKVDLETEALVLKKNEIDKFISLTEQKDSELREIIGACSSEAKTCQQSVEIRRKLASSILKSREDRIGLLKMEEEILQDIQMLRQKITDARTSLQEISSRRTSIQQEMDSFKQKLSFIDKRGPELEAEKKVAAAARNFKEAGRIAAEAKALNSEKDELHTMLEKAATDLEIIEKDIVATTDKIQECEGLILQKEKESAMTSYKRLRLDSAAARAELTAATETDDNEEVEILHKEAEAAESKALELKTCYDLQLEDDEFMFQPVVPIAFITNSTGQHLVEIASSFGLSPQK